The following proteins are co-located in the Citrobacter freundii ATCC 8090 = MTCC 1658 = NBRC 12681 genome:
- a CDS encoding YhcH/YjgK/YiaL family protein, which yields MIFGHIAQPNPCRLPAAIERALDFLRSTDFRNLEPGVVEIDGKNIFAQVIDLTTRDVAENRPEVHRRYLDIQFLAWGEEKIGIAIDTGNNQISESLLEQRDIIFYHASEHESFIEMIPGSYAIFFPQDVHRPACHKTVATPIRKIVVKVAISVL from the coding sequence GTCGTTTACCCGCGGCGATTGAAAGGGCACTCGACTTTCTGCGCAGCACAGACTTCCGCAATCTGGAACCGGGCGTGGTAGAAATCGACGGTAAAAATATCTTCGCGCAGGTTATCGATTTAACCACGCGTGACGTTGCCGAAAATCGCCCGGAGGTGCATCGCCGCTACCTGGATATTCAATTTCTGGCCTGGGGCGAAGAGAAAATCGGGATCGCGATTGATACCGGGAATAACCAAATCAGCGAATCGTTATTAGAACAGCGCGATATTATTTTTTATCACGCCAGCGAACATGAATCTTTCATTGAAATGATTCCGGGAAGCTATGCCATATTTTTCCCGCAGGATGTTCATCGCCCTGCATGTCATAAAACTGTCGCCACGCCGATCCGCAAAATAGTCGTGAAGGTTGCTATTTCAGTTTTATAA